The Populus alba chromosome 4, ASM523922v2, whole genome shotgun sequence genome contains a region encoding:
- the LOC118049014 gene encoding transcription factor MYB8 translates to MRKPCCDKRGNNKGAWSTEEDQKLIDYIQTHGEGCWRSIPEAAGLHRCGKSCRLRWINYLRPDIKRGNFGQDEEDLIIKLHALLGNRWSLIAGRLPGRTDNEVKNYWNSHLKKKLINMGIDPNNHRLNQILPRLQAEPAAPVIATSTTTGSKNNVAASKPNNLSDGDSDRVSDTATCLEDDYESLVTQQAATSGSSSIDIDLNIAAPASPGHRTTFENKQQNCKWGKTSQVERGPSSLPTLLLFR, encoded by the exons ATGAGAAAACCTTGCTGCGATAAACGAGGCAATAACAAAGGAGCATGGTCCACGGAAGAAGATCAGAAGCTCATTGATTATATTCAAACTCACGGTGAAGGTTGTTGGCGTTCTATCCCGGAGGCCGcag GTTTGCACCGCTGTGGTAAGAGTTGTAGGCTACGATGGATAAACTATCTTAGGCCAGACATAAAACGAGGTAACTTTGGACAAGATGAAGAGGACCTCATTATTAAGCTGCATGCTCTCCTTGGCAATAG GTGGTCATTGATAGCAGGAAGATTGCCAGGAAGAACTGATAATGAGGTGAAGAACTATTGGAACTctcatttaaagaaaaagctAATAAACATGGGAATTGACCCAAATAATCATCGGTTGAACCAAATTCTTCCTCGTCTTCAAGCTGAGCCTGCTGCTCCTGTTATTGCTACATCAACTACTACAGGGTCTAAGAATAATGTTGCTGCAAGCAAACCCAATAATTTATCAGATGGTGACAGTGATAGGGTTTCTGACACAGCAACTTGTCTCGAAGATGATTATGAATCTTTGGTGACACAGCAAGCTGCAACTTCTGGTTCTTCAAGCATTGATATTGATCTCAACATTGCAGCTCCAGCTTCTCCGGGTCACAGGACCACTTTTGAAAACAAGCAACAAAATTGCAAGTGGGGCAAAACTAGCCAAGTTGAGAGAGGCCCATCATCATTGCCAACTCTGCTTCTTTTTAGATGA
- the LOC118049004 gene encoding small ribosomal subunit protein uS14z/uS14y/uS14x-like, with the protein MGHSNIWNSHPKSYGPGSQTCRVCGNPHGIIRKYGLMCCRQCFRSNAKEIGFIKYR; encoded by the coding sequence ATGGGCCACTCAAATATTTGGAACTCTCATCCCAAGAGCTACGGTCCTGGATCCCAAACCTGCCGAGTGTGTGGAAACCCTCATGGGATAATCAGGAAGTATGGACTGATGTGTTGTAGGCAGTGCTTCCGCAGCAATGCGAAGGAAATAGGCTTCATCAAGTACCGCTGA